One stretch of Malus domestica chromosome 14, GDT2T_hap1 DNA includes these proteins:
- the LOC103415346 gene encoding protein ASPARTIC PROTEASE IN GUARD CELL 2-like, with product MAKTLIPNIFLVLVVLISLGTNALSDKGVARFPLYHREKFMASHFKDHHSLVKARLARDRARFKLLHQRHLQHSNSAPFLRPNVDFNETNVFEEGGEYVTVLKVGNPPQKVQLLVDMGTPFTWWQCQPGCTQCYSTPHHIFDTSMSSTYTQTDCSNGSCDVQQLYIQGCVRRGEHQCRFSVHYVDRSVSEGIMATDTISTDEGVHLSNNFSFGCGSRITGIDMFNEAATGIIGFVPGGYSFPTQLQANNFTFFLPYYNTTDGGTLDLNYYDEFRFRHSSTAILDIRMDRYYLLFSGIEMNEVAIPIPPEFWEFDSDGVGGVTIDTGTTITKFPEKAYDIFKDYFIRKAQGLPRAPGEDQLDTCFYVKGLYEWTDLVPKVKFLFKVRNPPLKLDVRQVVMAVSHDKYCLAFAAGGRTSIIGSWQLQGSYIGFKLPSHVLGIQPRSSY from the exons ATGGCCAAAACCCTAATCCCAAATATTtttcttgtgcttgtagttttGATCTCCCTGGGCACGAATGCCCTAAGTGACAAAGGAGTCGCAAGGTTTCCTCTATACCATAGAGAAAAGTTCATGGCATCACATTTCAAGGACCATCACTCCCTCGTCAAAGCTCGATTGGCCCGGGATAGGGCACGCTTCAAACTCCTTCATCAACGTCATCTCCAGCACTCGAATTCTGCTCCATTTCTACGCCCAAACGTCGATTTCAATGAGACCAACGTGTTCGAGGAAGGCGGGGAGTATGTGACCGTTTTGAAAGTGGGAAATCCACCACAAAAAGTGCAACTTCTTGTAGACATGGGCACACCCTTCACATGGTGGCAGTGCCAACCAGGGTGCACCCAATGCTACTCAACACCACACCATATTTTTGATACGAGCATGTCATCCACGTACACTCAGACTGATTGCTCTAATGGATCATGTGATGTACAGCAGCTCTACATACAAGGTTGTGTTCGTCGTGGTGAGCATCAGTGTCGTTTCAGCGTTCATTATGTAGATCGATCTGTCTCCGAAGGTATCATGGCCACAGATACCATATCTACCGATGAGGGTGTGCATCTCAGTAACAATTTCTCTTTCGGATGTGGAAGTCGTATTACAG GTATAGACATGTTCAATGAGGCCGCGACTGGAATCATAGGCTTCGTACCGGGTGGATATTCATTTCCGACTCAACTCCAAGCTAACAATTTTACCTTCTTTCTGCCTTATTACAATACAACCGACGGTGGAACGTTGGACTTGAATTATTACGACGAATTCCGGTTTCGACATTCGAGTACAGCAATTCTGGACATCAGAATGGACCGTTATTATTTGTTGTTCAGTGGGATAGAAATGAACGAGGTAGCAATTCCAATTCCTCCTGAATTCTGGGAATTTGATTCCGATGGTGTTGGGGGTGTGACTATTGACACAGGGACTACAATCACCAAGTTTCCCGAGAAGGCCTATGACATATTCAAGGACTACTTCATCCGCAAGGCTCAGGGTTTGCCCCGAGCGCCCGGCGAAGATCAGTTAGACACTTGTTTTTATGTGAAAGGTCTCTACGAGTGGACTGACCTCGTTCCCAAG gttaaatttttgtttaaggTGAGGAATCCGCCGTTGAAGTTGGACGTTCGTCAGGTTGTCATGGCTGTGAGCCACGACAAGTACTGCCTTGCATTTGCCGCCGGTGGAAGAACCTCAATAATTGGAAGCTGGCAGCTTCAGGGGTCTTATATTGGATTTAAGCTTCCTAGTCATGTTCTAGGAATTCAACCTAGAAGTTCTTACTAA